A single window of Archangium gephyra DNA harbors:
- a CDS encoding ATP-binding protein: MAMKMVDDLTMCGGPAKPLQSSESACLILTSTTTPAAIGKVFRIESAEHVLGRGADAGFQINDHGVSRRHARITRAPEGSFHLADLGSTNGTYLNGVRIASAELHEGDRVQIGTVTVLRFSMRELVEQGEEQLRQALSAARVGIWDWNAVTGAVTWSEQVDRLLSLPVGSLSGRPTDLSEVVHPGDLQRVREALATALAQRVHLDVEYRIELAGARGRWLSCKGDVLCDETGTPVRITGTVMDITERKVAEQELRRQALIFESLCEGVVVTDRAGRIIDWNASAEKMFGRGKAEALGQTLFSLLHPGAEDKRTGEVLTALERDGRWTGEMDFKRADGTQSYCESVVAPLRDAEGRTIAHIMVHRDTTERRLLQSRLQMADRLASVGTLGAGVAHEINNPLAYMLVNLHLISEGMERLRSSAVAETVEPLHQVIRETVEGAERIASIVRDLKTFARGQQEDRLGPVEVSKAVELACKMADNVIKHRARLVTQFEPVPSVQGNESRLCQVFLNLLLNAAHAIPEGDAKDHEIRVIIRESGAGEVVVEVRDTGMGMAPEVQARIFDPFFTTKPVGEGTGLGLSICHGIIDSMGGRIAVESQPGKGSTFRVSLGVAGTPAEVRVEPAPVPTAGRARILVVDDEPYVTRALQRSLSPDHEVATVNGARAALKLMDQGNRFDLILCDVMMPGMTGMDLYAELNRSTPDQAQRVVFMTGGAFTPRALSFLQEVSNPKLSKPLDLRQLRALVSRSAQSPAPAATPSAGAPVAVFQGGAR, encoded by the coding sequence ATGGCCATGAAGATGGTGGACGATCTCACGATGTGTGGAGGGCCCGCGAAGCCACTCCAGTCCTCGGAGAGCGCGTGCCTCATCCTCACCAGCACGACGACGCCGGCGGCGATCGGAAAGGTGTTCCGCATCGAGTCCGCGGAGCACGTGCTCGGACGGGGAGCGGACGCGGGATTCCAGATCAACGACCATGGCGTGTCGCGCCGGCACGCGCGCATCACCCGCGCGCCCGAGGGCAGCTTCCACCTGGCGGATCTGGGCTCCACCAACGGCACCTACCTCAATGGCGTGCGCATCGCGTCCGCCGAGCTGCACGAGGGGGATCGGGTCCAGATTGGCACCGTGACGGTGCTGCGCTTCTCCATGCGCGAGCTGGTGGAGCAGGGCGAGGAGCAGCTGCGCCAGGCCCTGAGCGCGGCGCGCGTGGGCATCTGGGATTGGAACGCCGTCACCGGCGCGGTGACATGGAGCGAGCAGGTCGATCGGCTGCTGAGCCTGCCAGTAGGCTCGCTGTCGGGGCGCCCCACGGACTTGTCCGAGGTGGTGCACCCGGGAGATCTGCAGCGCGTGCGCGAGGCGCTGGCCACGGCGCTCGCCCAGCGCGTCCACCTGGACGTGGAGTACCGCATCGAGCTGGCGGGCGCGCGCGGCCGGTGGCTGTCCTGCAAGGGTGACGTGCTGTGTGACGAGACGGGCACTCCGGTGCGCATCACCGGCACGGTGATGGACATCACCGAGCGCAAGGTGGCCGAGCAGGAGCTGCGCCGCCAGGCGCTCATCTTCGAGAGCCTGTGCGAGGGCGTGGTCGTCACGGACCGGGCCGGGCGCATCATCGACTGGAACGCGAGCGCGGAGAAGATGTTCGGCCGGGGCAAGGCCGAGGCGCTCGGGCAGACGCTCTTCTCGCTGCTGCACCCGGGCGCGGAGGACAAGCGCACGGGCGAGGTGCTCACGGCGCTGGAGCGCGACGGCCGGTGGACGGGGGAGATGGACTTCAAGCGGGCCGATGGCACGCAGAGCTACTGCGAGTCCGTGGTGGCGCCGCTGCGGGACGCGGAGGGCCGGACCATCGCCCACATCATGGTCCACCGCGACACCACCGAGCGCCGGCTGCTCCAGTCGCGGCTGCAGATGGCGGACCGGCTGGCCTCGGTGGGCACGCTGGGCGCGGGCGTGGCGCATGAAATCAACAACCCGCTGGCCTACATGCTCGTCAACCTGCACCTCATCTCCGAGGGCATGGAGCGGCTGAGGAGCTCGGCGGTGGCGGAGACGGTGGAGCCGCTGCACCAGGTCATCCGCGAGACGGTGGAGGGCGCCGAGCGCATTGCCTCCATCGTGAGGGACCTGAAGACGTTCGCCCGGGGCCAGCAGGAGGACAGGCTGGGGCCGGTGGAGGTGAGCAAGGCGGTGGAGCTGGCGTGCAAGATGGCGGACAACGTCATCAAGCACCGCGCGCGGCTGGTGACGCAGTTCGAGCCGGTGCCCTCGGTGCAGGGCAACGAGTCGAGGCTGTGCCAGGTGTTCCTCAACCTGCTGCTCAACGCGGCGCACGCCATTCCCGAGGGGGATGCGAAGGACCACGAGATTCGCGTCATCATCCGCGAGAGCGGCGCGGGCGAGGTGGTGGTGGAGGTGCGTGACACGGGCATGGGCATGGCGCCCGAGGTGCAGGCGCGCATCTTCGATCCCTTCTTCACCACCAAGCCGGTGGGCGAGGGCACGGGGCTGGGGCTGTCCATCTGCCACGGCATCATCGACTCCATGGGCGGGCGCATCGCGGTGGAGAGTCAGCCGGGCAAGGGAAGCACCTTCCGCGTGAGCCTGGGCGTGGCCGGTACGCCAGCCGAGGTGCGGGTCGAGCCCGCGCCGGTGCCCACCGCGGGCCGCGCGCGCATCCTGGTGGTGGATGATGAGCCGTACGTGACGCGGGCGCTCCAGCGCTCGCTGTCGCCGGACCATGAGGTGGCCACCGTCAATGGCGCCCGGGCCGCGCTCAAGCTGATGGATCAGGGCAACCGCTTCGATCTCATCCTCTGCGACGTGATGATGCCGGGGATGACGGGCATGGACCTGTACGCGGAGCTGAACCGCTCCACGCCGGACCAGGCCCAGCGCGTGGTCT
- a CDS encoding YqjF family protein, with product MPEIDRLSPTRRPEERPVMYQRWRHLLFLHWALPPEVMAPLLPPGLTLDTFDGKAWVGLVPFTMRGVRPRGLPAVGFLSDFHETNVRTYVHFQGKDPGVWFFSLEAANAIAVRLARAWFKLPYQYARMELTTGGEGEPLAYRSERLWPGPTPATCAVRCTPRGPAAPSTPGTLQHFLVERYFLYSTARGSLFRGQVHHPPYQVRGAGVEGLDESLLAAAGIPRPAEPPMALFSEGVDVDVFRLRRVQSLSGR from the coding sequence GTGCCCGAGATCGATCGTCTCAGTCCCACGCGCCGGCCGGAGGAGCGGCCCGTGATGTACCAGCGCTGGCGCCACCTGCTCTTCCTGCACTGGGCGCTGCCGCCCGAGGTGATGGCGCCGCTGCTGCCGCCGGGGCTGACGCTGGACACCTTCGACGGCAAGGCGTGGGTGGGCCTGGTGCCCTTCACCATGCGCGGCGTACGGCCCCGGGGGCTGCCCGCGGTGGGCTTCCTGTCGGACTTCCACGAGACCAACGTGCGCACGTACGTGCACTTCCAGGGGAAGGACCCCGGCGTCTGGTTCTTCAGCCTGGAGGCCGCCAACGCCATCGCGGTGCGGCTGGCGCGGGCGTGGTTCAAGCTGCCCTACCAGTACGCGCGCATGGAGCTCACCACCGGAGGGGAAGGGGAGCCGTTGGCCTACCGCTCCGAGCGCCTGTGGCCCGGGCCCACGCCCGCCACCTGCGCCGTGCGCTGCACGCCCCGGGGCCCGGCCGCGCCTTCGACTCCGGGCACGCTCCAGCACTTCCTCGTCGAGCGTTACTTCCTCTACTCCACCGCCCGGGGCTCGCTCTTCCGCGGGCAGGTGCACCACCCGCCGTACCAGGTGCGCGGCGCCGGCGTGGAGGGACTGGACGAGTCGCTCCTGGCGGCCGCGGGCATTCCCCGTCCCGCCGAGCCACCCATGGCGCTCTTCTCGGAGGGCGTCGATGTCGACGTGTTCCGCCTCCGGCGCGTCCAATCCCTTTCAGGGAGGTGA
- a CDS encoding MFS transporter yields the protein MSERTPKLSGMASFTVVWLGQVISVLATQMTAFGVTLWVYERTGSATALGLTQSCYMAPLLLLSPLAGVLVDRYDRKWLMVASDLGAGLGTVAMLVLQSLGWLETWHLYVVNAVMGAFQSLQWPAWSAAVSTMVPKEQHGRANGMMSLVEAGPGVLAPLLAGALLPLIHLRGVLVLDVLTFLVAVGTLLWVHVPAPRATAEGQKARGSMLAESLYGFRYMAARPALLGLQLVVFAGNMMVGMGFTVLAPLLLLRTGNDGLVFGTVQSLGALGGVVGGVLMSVWGGPRRRVHGVLMSWIVAGLFGLVLVGLGRSLPVWGTAMFVVGLVAAVSSTCNQTLWQALVAPDIQGRVFTARRLVAWLAVPMAPLVAGPLADHVLEPGMREGGSLTGLFGAWVGTGPGAGMALLCVLSGLLMALVSVGGYLWPAVREVEGPRAEQQPVSLSGQV from the coding sequence GTGTCTGAGCGGACTCCGAAACTGAGCGGCATGGCGAGCTTCACGGTGGTGTGGCTGGGCCAGGTGATCTCCGTGCTCGCCACGCAGATGACCGCGTTTGGCGTCACCCTGTGGGTGTACGAGCGGACGGGGAGCGCCACGGCGCTGGGGCTGACGCAGTCCTGCTACATGGCCCCCCTGCTGCTGTTGTCTCCGCTGGCCGGGGTGCTGGTGGACCGCTACGACCGCAAGTGGCTGATGGTGGCGAGCGACCTGGGGGCGGGGTTGGGCACGGTGGCGATGCTGGTGCTCCAGTCACTGGGATGGCTGGAGACGTGGCACCTGTACGTGGTGAACGCGGTGATGGGTGCCTTCCAGAGCCTGCAGTGGCCCGCCTGGTCCGCGGCGGTGAGCACGATGGTGCCAAAGGAGCAGCACGGGCGAGCCAACGGGATGATGTCGCTGGTGGAGGCGGGGCCGGGCGTGCTGGCGCCACTGCTGGCGGGGGCGCTGCTGCCGCTGATCCACCTGCGGGGAGTGCTGGTGTTGGACGTGCTCACCTTCCTGGTGGCGGTGGGCACGCTGCTGTGGGTGCACGTGCCAGCACCGCGGGCCACCGCCGAGGGACAAAAGGCGCGTGGGAGCATGCTGGCGGAGTCGCTCTACGGCTTCCGCTACATGGCCGCGCGGCCGGCCCTGCTGGGGCTGCAGCTGGTGGTGTTCGCGGGCAACATGATGGTGGGCATGGGCTTCACGGTGCTGGCGCCGCTGCTGCTGTTGCGCACGGGGAACGATGGGCTCGTCTTCGGCACGGTGCAGTCCCTGGGCGCGCTGGGTGGGGTGGTGGGTGGAGTGCTCATGAGCGTCTGGGGAGGACCTCGGCGCCGGGTGCACGGGGTGCTGATGAGTTGGATCGTCGCGGGGCTGTTCGGCCTGGTGCTCGTGGGTCTGGGACGGAGCCTGCCGGTGTGGGGCACGGCGATGTTCGTGGTCGGGCTGGTGGCCGCGGTGAGCAGCACCTGCAACCAGACGCTCTGGCAGGCGCTGGTGGCGCCGGACATCCAAGGCCGGGTGTTCACGGCGAGGAGGCTGGTGGCGTGGCTGGCCGTGCCGATGGCGCCCCTGGTGGCCGGCCCGCTGGCGGACCACGTGCTGGAGCCGGGCATGAGGGAGGGCGGAAGCCTGACGGGGTTGTTTGGCGCCTGGGTGGGCACGGGCCCGGGAGCGGGCATGGCGCTGCTCTGCGTGCTCTCCGGCCTGCTCATGGCGCTGGTGAGCGTGGGCGGCTACCTGTGGCCGGCGGTGCGGGAGGTGGAGGGGCCTCGAGCCGAGCAGCAACCGGTCTCCCTCTCGGGTCAGGTCTGA
- a CDS encoding hydroxymethylglutaryl-CoA synthase, translating to MQAGLESLGIAVPPTYVELAELAKARGVAPGKYVDGLGVTRMAVPLVEEDTVTLAARAARMAMEAAGCTPEDVGMLVVGTETAVDHSKPVSSYVQGLLGLSTRCRVFETKHACYGGTAALLLAMDWVRSGSAKGKKALIICSDIARYGVGTPGEPTQGAGAVALLVSDKPKLLAFEAGKTGAYAKDVMDFWRPLYSKDAVVDGHYSVQCYLDALEGAYKAYQEAAGDTGGEGSYSDRFAALVYHVPYGKMSRKAHRHLRTLDGDKEPDTSFDRLVGPSLMLPSQVGNIYTGSMYLALASLLSCSREDLTGKRVGLFSYGSGSCAEFFSAVVQPEAQARVKALGLENLLEKRRALSIPEYEAIMAAREKLDDKPAEETPGEGFRYQGTRDHKRIYAR from the coding sequence ATGCAGGCTGGACTGGAGAGCCTTGGTATCGCGGTGCCGCCGACGTACGTGGAGCTGGCGGAGCTGGCCAAGGCGCGTGGCGTGGCGCCGGGCAAGTACGTGGATGGGCTGGGTGTGACGCGGATGGCCGTGCCGCTGGTGGAAGAGGACACGGTGACGCTGGCGGCGCGCGCGGCACGCATGGCGATGGAGGCGGCCGGGTGCACCCCGGAGGACGTGGGCATGCTGGTGGTGGGCACCGAGACGGCGGTGGACCACTCCAAGCCGGTGTCCTCGTACGTGCAGGGCCTGCTGGGGCTGTCCACGCGCTGCCGCGTCTTCGAGACGAAGCACGCCTGCTACGGCGGCACCGCGGCGCTGCTGCTGGCCATGGACTGGGTGCGCTCGGGCAGCGCCAAGGGGAAGAAGGCGCTCATCATCTGCTCGGACATCGCGCGCTACGGCGTGGGCACGCCGGGTGAGCCCACGCAGGGCGCGGGCGCGGTGGCCCTGCTGGTGTCCGACAAGCCCAAGCTGCTGGCCTTCGAGGCCGGGAAGACGGGCGCGTACGCCAAGGACGTGATGGACTTCTGGCGTCCGCTCTACTCCAAGGACGCGGTGGTGGACGGGCACTACTCGGTGCAGTGCTACCTGGACGCGCTGGAGGGGGCGTACAAGGCCTACCAGGAGGCCGCCGGGGACACGGGCGGCGAGGGCTCGTACAGCGACCGCTTCGCCGCGCTCGTGTACCACGTGCCGTACGGGAAGATGTCGCGCAAGGCGCACCGTCACCTGCGCACGCTGGACGGGGACAAGGAGCCGGACACGAGCTTCGACCGGCTGGTGGGCCCCAGCCTCATGCTGCCCTCGCAGGTGGGCAACATCTACACGGGCTCCATGTACCTGGCGCTGGCGAGCCTCCTGTCGTGCTCGCGCGAGGATCTGACGGGCAAGCGGGTGGGCCTGTTCTCGTACGGCAGCGGCTCGTGCGCGGAGTTCTTCAGCGCGGTGGTGCAGCCCGAGGCGCAGGCGCGCGTGAAGGCGCTGGGCCTGGAGAATCTGCTGGAGAAGCGGCGCGCGCTGAGCATCCCCGAGTACGAGGCCATCATGGCCGCGCGCGAGAAGCTGGACGACAAGCCCGCCGAGGAGACGCCGGGCGAGGGCTTCCGCTACCAGGGCACGCGCGACCACAAGCGCATCTACGCGCGCTGA
- a CDS encoding M24 family metallopeptidase — protein sequence MPLDRRAVLTCLLALNVACATARPVSSGAESPRLLSWSQQLDVREAWLKKRHEMLLPMMRQHGVGMWIIVNEEFHDDPLTQYVAPPRPYVGLRDVFVFIDAGEQGLKKVALPAYEEEHLARFFEVPSQTRVYKQVLGELEKQYRPATIALGIGGRRAVTHSLTRDSYTYLVEALGPEAEARFVSAAPLIEEYLDTRIPEELEHYRTLVVLTERMVKRAFSPEVVKPGVTTVGDVRRWLYDELGRWGVGTWFQPDLRVQRKGQGQGSSRGFLAVAKEDVVIQRGDLLHVDFGVSYLGLHSDWQKMAYVLREGEKDAPEGLKRALANTNALQDAMVKESRPGRLSGEVYEAVMAVMKEKGIVAQVYSHPLGNQGHALGAAIDFRSASRKDEPKKLRDGSYISIELNTRTPVPEWDGQEVFAMEEDPAYLTAEGWRFFVPRQEAYYLIP from the coding sequence ATGCCGTTGGACCGCCGTGCCGTCCTCACCTGCCTGCTTGCCCTGAACGTGGCGTGTGCCACGGCCCGCCCTGTTTCCTCGGGCGCGGAGTCTCCCCGGCTGCTGTCCTGGTCCCAACAGCTCGACGTGCGCGAGGCCTGGCTGAAGAAGCGCCACGAGATGCTCCTGCCGATGATGCGCCAGCACGGCGTGGGTATGTGGATCATCGTGAACGAGGAGTTCCACGATGATCCGCTCACCCAGTACGTGGCGCCGCCGCGGCCCTACGTGGGGCTGCGGGATGTCTTCGTCTTCATCGACGCGGGCGAGCAGGGGCTGAAGAAGGTCGCGCTCCCGGCCTATGAGGAGGAGCACCTCGCCCGCTTCTTCGAGGTGCCGTCGCAGACGCGGGTCTACAAGCAGGTGCTGGGGGAGCTCGAGAAGCAATACCGGCCGGCCACCATCGCGCTGGGAATCGGCGGCCGTCGCGCGGTGACGCACAGCCTGACGCGGGACTCCTACACATACCTCGTCGAGGCGCTGGGGCCCGAGGCGGAGGCGCGCTTCGTCAGCGCGGCGCCGCTCATCGAGGAGTACCTGGACACGCGCATCCCCGAGGAGCTGGAGCACTACCGCACGCTGGTGGTGCTCACGGAGCGGATGGTGAAGCGGGCCTTCTCCCCGGAGGTGGTGAAGCCGGGTGTCACGACGGTGGGGGACGTGCGCCGCTGGCTCTATGACGAGCTGGGCCGGTGGGGTGTGGGCACCTGGTTCCAGCCGGACCTGCGTGTGCAGCGCAAGGGGCAGGGCCAAGGCTCGTCGCGGGGCTTCCTCGCGGTGGCGAAGGAGGACGTGGTCATCCAGCGGGGAGACCTGCTGCACGTGGACTTTGGCGTCAGCTACCTGGGCCTGCACAGCGACTGGCAGAAGATGGCCTACGTGCTGCGCGAGGGCGAGAAGGACGCGCCCGAGGGCCTCAAGCGGGCGCTGGCCAACACGAACGCGCTGCAGGACGCGATGGTGAAGGAGTCGCGTCCGGGGCGCCTGTCCGGCGAGGTGTACGAGGCGGTGATGGCCGTGATGAAGGAGAAGGGAATCGTGGCCCAGGTGTACTCGCACCCGCTGGGCAACCAGGGGCACGCGCTGGGCGCCGCCATCGACTTCCGCTCGGCCAGCCGCAAGGACGAGCCGAAGAAGCTGCGCGACGGCTCGTACATCTCCATCGAGCTCAACACGCGCACCCCGGTGCCCGAGTGGGACGGCCAGGAGGTGTTCGCGATGGAGGAGGATCCCGCGTACCTCACCGCCGAGGGCTGGCGCTTCTTCGTGCCCCGGCAGGAGGCGTACTACCTCATTCCGTAG
- a CDS encoding serine/threonine-protein kinase, giving the protein MADTDSTFHILPRTERTPPREHPARVQLAPGALAGEYMLKAVLASGGHGAVYEAEHRILGRRAAVKILHPHLTDQGEMLQRFVREARVVNQIRHPHIVDVYDFGMLQDGSPYYVMELLPGRTLSQLLQERGRLSPERALAYLEPVCAALEAAHQAGVVHRDLKASNVAVVSEGEPPVVKLLDFGIAKFIHPEPGQEGLTVAGQRLGTSQAMAPEQFRSGHIGPTTDIYALGVLLYQMLTGHYPFQSEDRLEVERMHLEAPAPRPSTEVPVPPAVDAVVLRCLEKEAERRYPDVASFRAALREAVAPASPGKVSAQGRSVRAFALHAEVVLEDGAEDDAAYAAVSEVLDGLEQELRAAGFVLAVQTGMALLGVCPLDEPSHADARELLEKARELHQRAQKLAAGTRVSVHACVHVGQVDARRGPEGLDITGGPLADIAGWVVRDASGFGVTPSAARACALPLAG; this is encoded by the coding sequence ATGGCGGACACGGACAGCACTTTTCACATCCTCCCCCGCACCGAGCGCACGCCGCCCCGAGAGCATCCCGCCCGCGTGCAGCTCGCTCCTGGTGCCCTCGCCGGTGAGTACATGCTCAAGGCGGTGCTCGCCTCGGGAGGCCATGGCGCGGTGTACGAAGCTGAACACCGGATCCTCGGCCGGCGCGCCGCGGTGAAGATCCTTCATCCGCACCTGACGGATCAGGGCGAGATGTTGCAGCGCTTCGTGCGCGAGGCGCGCGTCGTCAATCAGATACGCCACCCGCACATCGTGGACGTGTACGACTTCGGCATGCTGCAGGACGGCAGCCCGTACTACGTGATGGAGCTGTTGCCGGGGCGCACGCTCAGCCAGCTGTTGCAGGAGCGCGGGCGGCTGTCACCGGAGCGGGCGCTGGCGTACCTGGAGCCGGTGTGCGCGGCGCTGGAGGCGGCGCACCAGGCGGGCGTGGTGCACCGGGATTTGAAGGCGAGCAACGTGGCGGTGGTGTCCGAGGGCGAGCCGCCGGTGGTGAAGCTGCTGGACTTCGGCATCGCCAAGTTCATCCACCCGGAGCCGGGGCAGGAAGGGCTGACGGTGGCGGGCCAGCGGCTGGGCACCTCGCAGGCCATGGCGCCCGAGCAGTTCCGCAGCGGCCACATCGGGCCCACCACGGACATCTACGCGCTGGGCGTGCTGCTCTACCAGATGCTGACGGGCCACTACCCCTTCCAGTCCGAGGATCGGCTGGAGGTGGAGCGGATGCACCTGGAGGCGCCGGCGCCGAGGCCGAGCACGGAAGTGCCCGTGCCGCCCGCGGTGGACGCGGTGGTGCTGCGCTGCCTGGAGAAGGAGGCGGAGCGGCGCTACCCGGACGTGGCCTCCTTCCGCGCCGCGCTGCGCGAGGCGGTGGCCCCGGCGAGCCCGGGAAAGGTGTCGGCGCAGGGCCGCAGCGTGCGCGCCTTCGCCCTGCACGCCGAGGTGGTGCTCGAGGACGGCGCCGAGGATGACGCCGCGTATGCCGCCGTCTCCGAGGTGCTCGACGGGCTGGAGCAGGAGCTGCGCGCGGCCGGCTTCGTGCTCGCCGTGCAGACGGGCATGGCGCTGCTGGGCGTGTGCCCGCTCGACGAACCCTCCCACGCGGATGCCCGGGAGTTGCTGGAGAAGGCGCGCGAGCTGCACCAGCGCGCGCAGAAGCTCGCGGCCGGCACGCGCGTGAGCGTCCATGCCTGTGTCCACGTGGGCCAGGTGGATGCACGGCGCGGCCCCGAGGGCCTCGACATCACCGGCGGTCCCCTGGCGGACATCGCCGGCTGGGTGGTGCGCGACGCGAGCGGTTTCGGCGTCACCCCCTCGGCCGCGCGCGCCTGCGCCCTGCCGCTGGCCGGCTAG
- a CDS encoding MBL fold metallo-hydrolase — translation MKALHRKELYAWSVFNEARNLDFHSVLWVRPEGNVVIDPLPLSSHDAAHLRSLGGVAWVVVTNSEHVRAAAELVSAFGAKVAGPRAEADTFPLKCDRWLATGDELVPGLVALELHGSKTPGELALLLEDTTLVTGDLIRGHMGGWLNLLPEAKLKDPARARASVRELLARWPRIDTVLVGDGWPVFRGGRAALEELERALHG, via the coding sequence ATGAAAGCCCTGCACCGCAAAGAGCTCTACGCCTGGTCCGTCTTCAACGAGGCGCGCAACCTGGACTTCCACAGCGTGCTGTGGGTGCGCCCCGAGGGCAACGTGGTCATCGACCCGCTCCCGCTGTCCTCGCACGATGCCGCGCACCTGCGCTCGCTCGGTGGTGTGGCCTGGGTGGTGGTGACCAACTCGGAGCATGTCCGCGCCGCCGCCGAGCTGGTCTCCGCCTTCGGAGCGAAGGTGGCTGGCCCCCGAGCCGAAGCGGACACCTTTCCTCTCAAGTGCGACCGGTGGCTCGCCACGGGTGATGAGCTCGTCCCCGGGCTGGTGGCGCTGGAACTGCACGGCTCCAAGACACCCGGCGAGCTGGCCCTGCTCCTCGAGGACACGACGCTGGTGACGGGAGACCTGATTCGCGGCCACATGGGCGGCTGGCTCAACCTCCTGCCGGAGGCGAAGCTGAAGGACCCCGCCCGGGCCCGTGCCTCGGTCCGCGAGCTGCTTGCTCGATGGCCACGCATCGACACGGTGCTGGTGGGAGATGGCTGGCCAGTGTTCCGTGGAGGGCGCGCGGCCCTGGAGGAACTCGAGCGCGCGTTACACGGGTGA
- a CDS encoding HPP family protein encodes MKDLRETDGISSPIHRVSTGLGEGEEEVRWTVKCPTSHHVVDLETCEGCPHLERIERGAAGPESLHCHPQVQPPAPPPSKAYDQLLPPLLEHTRVDELMTQDVYCVDEEVLAEELAELFATHKVSGVPVLDEDERLVGVVSRADLLRPSDGEEDTPRLHPERAGATASELMNASPVVVREGTTVPQAAAVMAAARVHRVLVVSAEGKVVGVLSAMDVVRWVARKACYAV; translated from the coding sequence ATGAAGGACCTGCGCGAGACGGACGGAATCTCGTCGCCCATCCACCGGGTGTCGACCGGGCTGGGCGAGGGCGAGGAGGAGGTCCGCTGGACGGTGAAGTGTCCGACCTCCCACCACGTGGTGGACCTGGAGACGTGCGAGGGCTGCCCACACCTGGAGCGCATCGAGCGTGGAGCGGCCGGGCCCGAGAGCCTCCACTGCCACCCCCAGGTGCAACCGCCTGCTCCTCCTCCGAGCAAAGCCTACGATCAGCTGCTGCCCCCGCTGCTCGAGCACACCCGCGTGGATGAGCTGATGACCCAGGACGTCTACTGCGTCGACGAGGAGGTGCTCGCGGAGGAACTGGCGGAGCTGTTCGCCACGCACAAGGTGAGCGGCGTGCCGGTGCTGGACGAGGACGAGCGCCTGGTGGGCGTGGTGAGCCGGGCGGACCTGCTGCGGCCCTCGGATGGAGAGGAGGACACACCGAGGCTGCACCCCGAGCGCGCCGGAGCCACGGCCTCCGAGTTGATGAATGCCTCGCCGGTGGTGGTGCGGGAGGGAACGACGGTGCCCCAGGCGGCGGCGGTGATGGCGGCCGCGCGAGTCCACCGCGTGCTGGTGGTGTCCGCCGAGGGCAAGGTGGTGGGAGTGCTCAGCGCGATGGATGTCGTGCGCTGGGTAGCGCGCAAGGCGTGTTACGCGGTGTGA